One segment of Castanea sativa cultivar Marrone di Chiusa Pesio chromosome 3, ASM4071231v1 DNA contains the following:
- the LOC142628101 gene encoding protein COFACTOR ASSEMBLY OF COMPLEX C SUBUNIT B CCB4, chloroplastic isoform X2, which translates to MEAGSLLHSHIPWNPPKRQIRRRIGSSFPRFFFISRASSSSSSSNSERGYRGPKPKRDWVADWVSNNDDVVRSLPIYVGGVSLLAVLLNRTVSGIAPVADASSSQSRSDLLTLGLAVTNILTGLVWLSIRPKSISVVSPQGVECQRICSNLPDSVVSELLWVWESMSNVTCCRSLIVVYDSRCILQIGCAAKSSFGDGEAVAVDVNKLMQGSLCQGVIKSGAQSYLANLSLYPGKSELPFLPSNTQ; encoded by the exons ATGGAAGCGGGGAGTCTCCTCCATAGTCACATTCCATGGAACCCACCCAAACGCCAAATACGTCGCCGTATTGGCTCCTCTTTCCCGCGCTTCTTCTTCATTTCTAGggcttcctcttcttcttcttcttcaaattcagAGCGAGGTTACAGAGGACCAAAGCCAAAGAGGGATTGGGTCGCCGATTGGGTCTCCAACAACGACGACGTCGTTCGGAGCTTGCCGATTTACGTCGGTGGAGTCTCGCTCTTGGCTGTTCTCCTAAACCGCACCGTTTCGGGCATTGCTCCTGTCGCTGATGCTAGCAG CTCACAGTCAAGATCTGATCTTTTGACGCTTGGTTTGGCAGTCACTAACATCCTAACTGGTCTGGTATGGCTGTCAATCCGACCAAAATCTATATCTGTG GTAAGTCCTCAAGGGGTTGAATGTCAGAGAATATGTTCTAATCTCCCTGATTCTGTGGTTTCTGAGTTACTGTG GGTATGGGAGTCTATGTCAAATGTGACGTGCTGCAGGTCTCTAATTGTTGTTTATGATAGCCGTTGTATCCTTCAAATTGGTTGTGCAGCCAAATCTTCATTTGGTGATGGTGAGGCTGTGGCTGTGGATGTCAATAAACTAATGCAAGGATCACTCTGTCAGGGTGTTATAAAATCTGGAGCTC AGAGCTACTTGGCCAACCTATCTCTTTATCCTGGGAAGTCTGAGCTGCCATTTCTGCCTTCAAATACACAG TAA
- the LOC142628101 gene encoding protein COFACTOR ASSEMBLY OF COMPLEX C SUBUNIT B CCB4, chloroplastic isoform X1 — protein sequence MEAGSLLHSHIPWNPPKRQIRRRIGSSFPRFFFISRASSSSSSSNSERGYRGPKPKRDWVADWVSNNDDVVRSLPIYVGGVSLLAVLLNRTVSGIAPVADASSSQSRSDLLTLGLAVTNILTGLVWLSIRPKSISVVSPQGVECQRICSNLPDSVVSELLWVWESMSNVTCCRSLIVVYDSRCILQIGCAAKSSFGDGEAVAVDVNKLMQGSLCQGVIKSGAQSYLANLSLYPGKSELPFLPSNTQAVILQPLGEKGIAIIGGDTIRGFTSSDQAWITLIGEKLDATLSNYLNSLPLAVQD from the exons ATGGAAGCGGGGAGTCTCCTCCATAGTCACATTCCATGGAACCCACCCAAACGCCAAATACGTCGCCGTATTGGCTCCTCTTTCCCGCGCTTCTTCTTCATTTCTAGggcttcctcttcttcttcttcttcaaattcagAGCGAGGTTACAGAGGACCAAAGCCAAAGAGGGATTGGGTCGCCGATTGGGTCTCCAACAACGACGACGTCGTTCGGAGCTTGCCGATTTACGTCGGTGGAGTCTCGCTCTTGGCTGTTCTCCTAAACCGCACCGTTTCGGGCATTGCTCCTGTCGCTGATGCTAGCAG CTCACAGTCAAGATCTGATCTTTTGACGCTTGGTTTGGCAGTCACTAACATCCTAACTGGTCTGGTATGGCTGTCAATCCGACCAAAATCTATATCTGTG GTAAGTCCTCAAGGGGTTGAATGTCAGAGAATATGTTCTAATCTCCCTGATTCTGTGGTTTCTGAGTTACTGTG GGTATGGGAGTCTATGTCAAATGTGACGTGCTGCAGGTCTCTAATTGTTGTTTATGATAGCCGTTGTATCCTTCAAATTGGTTGTGCAGCCAAATCTTCATTTGGTGATGGTGAGGCTGTGGCTGTGGATGTCAATAAACTAATGCAAGGATCACTCTGTCAGGGTGTTATAAAATCTGGAGCTC AGAGCTACTTGGCCAACCTATCTCTTTATCCTGGGAAGTCTGAGCTGCCATTTCTGCCTTCAAATACACAG GCAGTAATTCTGCAACCACTTGGAGAGAAAGGAATTGCAATAATTGGTGGTGACACAATCAGGGGTTTCACCAGTTCTGACCAG GCATGGATTACGTTAATTGGAGAGAAGCTGGATGCTACGCTTTCAAATTACTTGAATAGCCTCCCATTGGCCGTCCAAGATTGA
- the LOC142628100 gene encoding glycosyltransferase family 92 protein RCOM_0530710, with amino-acid sequence MDSSSSSSSSSSSEQKRKRKRVGRPYYYYSQAHYFSLRSFVLCLSFLVFLLFLSSDRFPLGPASFHPVLKASTLLSSTSSSSILDSFNSNNRLLPILVNDRVLFPDHVLLIVSNQVLRARDLDCVYYGKFNGSDDEVVRARPALSAEQYGAFRSIVRCPAPEANYSAVVDLRRRGGDVAESDWSLRVKSNQSSQAVYSWEKVVYEAVLDGDTAVLFVKGLNLRPHKRSDPTRFRCHFGFGNWGGENEGFVLTTEAVTAAQEVVRCLLPRSIKNMPERAQGIRVTVSRYSSRARVHEPPIGSVAKIYGPKAEEVRGDKRKYELCVCTMVWNQAQALREWIEYHAWLGVERWFIYDNNSDDGIEDVIKELEFYNVSRQSWPWIKAQEAGFSHCALKARDECNWVGFFDVDEFFYFPYGFRHLKGKGFPGQNYLKSMVANFSSSKTIAEIRTDCHSFGPSGLSSHPEQGVTVGYTCRLQSPERHKSIVRPDLLDSSLLNVVHHFLLREGFRHLNVIESRAVINHYKYQVWDTFKAKFYRRVATYVVDWQKDQNKGSKDRAPGLGTEAIEPPNWRLRFCEVWDTGLRDFVLAYLADPVTGLLPWQRSLL; translated from the coding sequence atggattcttcttcttcttcttcttcttcttcgtcttcggagcagaagagaaaaagaaagagagtggGAAGGCCGTACTACTATTATTCACAGGCGCACTATTTCTCGCTTAGATCTTTCGTTCTTTGCTTGTCCTTTTTGGTCTTCTTGCTCTTCTTGTCCTCCGATCGTTTCCCGCTCGGTCCGGCGTCGTTTCACCCCGTTCTCAAAGCTTCAACTCTGCTCTCTTCAACTAGCTCTTCTTCAATTCTTGATTCTTTCAACAGCAACAATCGGTTATTGCCAATCCTGGTAAACGACCGCGTTTTGTTCCCCGACCACGTGCTGCTAATAGTCTCCAATCAAGTCCTCCGAGCTCGAGACTTGGACTGCGTTTACTACGGAAAATTCAACGGCTCTGATGACGAAGTGGTTAGAGCTCGGCCGGCTCTGTCTGCCGAGCAATACGGTGCGTTTCGCTCGATCGTGAGGTGCCCGGCTCCCGAGGCGAATTATTCTGCCGTTGTGGATTTGCGGAGGCGAGGTGGtgacgtggcggagtctgattggtccTTGAGGGTGAAAAGCAACCAGAGCAGTCAGGCGGTGTATTCGTGGGAGAAGGTGGTTTACGAGGCGGTTTTGGATGGGGACACGGCGGTTTTGTTCGTTAAGGGGCTCAATCTCCGGCCGCATAAAAGATCCGACCCGACCCGTTTCCGCTGCCATTTCGGGTTTGGGAATTGGGGCGGTGAAAATGAAGGGTTTGTGCTGACGACGGAGGCTGTCACGGCGGCTCAGGAGGTGGTTAGGTGTTTGCTGCCGCGTAGTATAAAGAACATGCCTGAGAGAGCTCAGGGAATTAGGGTTACCGTTAGTCGTTATAGTAGTAGAGCTCGAGTTCATGAGCCGCCTATTGGTTCTGTGGCTAAGATTTATGGTCCGAAGGCTGAGGAGGTGAGGGGAGATAAGAGGAAGTATGAGCTTTGTGTGTGCACAATGGTGTGGAACCAAGCTCAGGCTCTAAGGGAGTGGATTGAGTACCATGCTTGGCTCGGAGTTGAGAGGTGGTTTATCTATGATAACAATAGTGATGATGGGATTGAGGATGTGATTAAGGAGCTTGAGTTTTACAATGTTAGTAGGCAGAGTTGGCCGTGGATTAAGGCGCAAGAGGCGGGTTTTTCGCATTGTGCTTTGAAAGCAAGGGATGAATGCAATTGGGTTGGGTTCTTTGATGTTGATGAGTTCTTTTACTTCCCGTATGGCTTTCGGCATTTGAAAGGAAAGGGTTTTCCGGGTCAGAATTATCTCAAGTCTATGGTCGCGAATTTTTCATCTTCGAAGACAATTGCAGAGATCAGAACGGATTGCCATAGTTTTGGGCCGTCCGGGTTGAGTTCACATCCGGAGCAGGGGGTAACTGTTGGGTACACTTGCCGGCTGCAGAGTCCCGAGCGGCACAAATCTATTGTGCGTCCGGATTTGCTCGACAGTTCTCTTCTTAATGTGGTGCATCACTTTCTGCTTAGGGAAGGGTTTAGGCACCTGAATGTGATTGAAAGTAGGGCTGTTATAAACCACTACAAATACCAGGTGTGGGATACCTTTAAAGCCAAGTTTTACAGAAGGGTTGCCACCTATGTTGTTGACTGGCAGAAGGATCAAAATAAAGGGTCAAAAGATAGAGCACCTGGGTTAGGGACTGAGGCCATTGAGCCTCCAAATTGGCGGCTACGCTTCTGCGAGGTTTGGGATACTGGCCTGAGGGACTTTGTTCTGGCCTATTTGGCTGACCCTGTAACCGGGTTACTGCCTTGGCAGAGGTCTCTTCTGTGA